DNA sequence from the Anguilla anguilla isolate fAngAng1 chromosome 4, fAngAng1.pri, whole genome shotgun sequence genome:
TCAACACGAAAGCACCAGCACCAAAGaaaatctgttcttttttttttaacccttgttaaaaaggttttttttaacccttgtgttctgtttaattatttaggtcctgtgaaactgttagcctTGGTAAAATATACCCAGGACATTATTGGGATTTCGAAATTTACTTTGGAATTACAGAAATATGAGACAAAATGCTGATGCTTGGGAGTGTCCTGGagcaggcagagagaaagagagagagagagagagagaaggatttGACGTATTGGCCTTTGCAATCAGGTCAGCCGCACCTTGTGCGGAGGTGGCAGGTAGGCAGGAAGGCAGAGGTGGTAGAGACAACGGAAGGTGCGATGCCAGACGTGTGACGCATCAGACGCTTCGATTTCCTCACCCTCTGAGTAACGGAAAAAATAagcagaattaatttttttgggatttttcaCTCCTGATTGGTTGTCCCCCGGGGGGGTCGAACCGATAATAGCCAATTGCGTGCAACGTTCTTAGCTTAGGCCTGGAATGAAAACTGGGCACTGAGTAAGCGATGGATTTCGACACAGGAGTTCACAAGTGGGCagtgtttaaatttttaatgcGTCTCATCACTGgctccaccaacaccacttcgcTTCTTCCTGaaacctctctttttttttcttttggaaagggaaaacaagaacaagtttttttttttccatgccaAAGTTGGACACAAGAGTACAttcttcgtaaaaaaaaaaaaaatagaaaaagaaaaatgtttttggaagaGGAGGGGCAGGATGGTGGCAGTATTTAGAAGCTGATCTAATTACCCTTATGGGACCGATAAACAGCattagggagggagagatgaaagTCCGTTAAGAGGGAAAGGAGGTGTATACACTGTGAAAtgagaaaaggagggaagagTCACTGAGGCGAAAGGAAAATCGCTCCGTcagtccgtctctctctctctctctctctctctctctggtgctcGTGCAGCCGAAGGAGAGGCAGTGCTCCAATCTGAACCCTGGACAGCAGGCCGGGCTCAAAATTCGTCATCATATATTATTTAAGGATGTTGATGGTGATGTGTCTAGAAATAGCAGCCAGTGCTGCTTTTACCGGGgtagtgggggggtggggggaggggggtgctggttCTTTAAAGCTGGACAGGCTCCCTGGAGCAGATTGAGGAGGTCACGGAAAGTGTGCCTGCGTGTTTCAGCCTGAGAATGGGATGTTTTAACAAGAACGCGGCGTAGAGCGTATTACGGGAAATCAAGTTGACGCGTCCCTCGACACGCTCTCTGACTTTCATCAGCTTTCTAATGAAATGTGACAGAAGCTAGACAGGATTAACACGGCGTAGAACAGAGACTATTATAAGGGAGAATTTATGCTGGTAACGCAGTCTCATATTTAGGATTAGTCACCAGGGGTGGGGTTCAATCGCATTTTCagtatttagcagatgctcatatcCAGCGGGACTTACACAGGTTATTTCCGTACGTaccatccatttatacggctagATATTCTGCTATTAAAGTTATCCCTTTAAGGAGTAAGATCACAGATATGTTCATTGGAATGTGCTTAACTTAACATTCtcatgctgatgtaacaatcccTACTGGTGATTGTAATTGTAAtagagttccagaacactgacttggaacttTGTAAAAGCGTTCCAGAAAACTGACTCTTCAAAGGGGTTTGACtccaaaaaaacttttcaaagtGCCTTTCTGAACACTACAATGTCAGTGCTCTGCCTCAAAATGAAACCTGAGACCTTTTGTGTCATAAGCCCTGTTCCCTAATCATTATCCCGCCCTGCTGCCCAATCTAGTTCCATGTTGTCAATTCAGGACGTGAATCGGAAAAAAATGCCCATTTATTCTATGGggatttggtaaatggtaaatggactgcatttatatagcgcttttatccaaagcactttacaattgacacctctcattcgccagagcagttaggagttaggggtcaggtgtcttgctcaaggacacttcgacatgcccagggcggggtttgaacctgcaaccctccgactgccagacaatcggtcttacctcctgagctatttCGCCCCACATTAAAGTTGGGCCTGTTGAGTTCAGGGTTTGCGCACTTTAAACGTTCAGCCATCAGCACTTCTATATAGTGTAGTGTTTATAGCGTAATTGTTTTACATGCAGAAAGTCGTGGGCACAATCCTCTCAGAACACACAGGATGAAATCTTGCAAAGGCTAAAACTGCTACGCTGCGAGCAGGGTTCGAACCTGCGCGGGGAAACCCCATTGGATTTCGAGTCCAACGCCTTAACCTCTCGGCCATCGCAGCACCACAcagatttttcagttaattaacGGAATTAAAGTTAATTTAGTTGAATTGTGTGATTTCAAATTAATATATGATAAACCACATAACTGAACGAACTTGATTACTGTGTGTTGTCTTGTGACCTTGTACAGTTAAAACCCAGGGAAACCCAAGTGTTCAGATGGACGTGCCAAACATTTATAAACCAACCTGGTGAGGTGGCTGCGACTCCAGGCTTTAGCACCTGAGCAGCAGATCAGCGCTCGTGATCAGTAGATACACCCGAGGAAAGATTGTATTTGCTTCCACAGCAAACAGACCAGCAGAGTCCAGCAGCACACTCAGTGAGGCTAGCCTGCTACCAGCGAGTACAAGCAGGCGTGTTTAATCTGGGCTGCCATTTTCACAACGGCGTCCGTCAAAATGAGTCAGATTCCATTCCAGTCCAGTCAGTTCTGGCGCCGTTATAAAGTGTGGTGTGCATGGAGTGCTGCTGTGTGCACTCTCACACAGGTTtgggtcagttccatttcagttacggaaatgaactgaaattcaatgtATTAAATGAAAACCCCACTCATAGAACATCATagacattattattgttattattattattattataattacaaatgaaCTGAATTAGAGAATTTCTTGCAGTGATATTGAATTGACCCCAGCTCTgttctgtgtctgcctgtctgtctgtctacctgtctgtatgtctgcctgcctgcctgcctgcctgcctgtctgcctgtctgtctgcctgcctgcctgcctgtctgtctgtctgtctctctgtatatTCAGTGACCACGGACCCCCCCGCCGACGTGCTCGTGAGTCGCGTGGGGGACCTGGAGGACCAGCTCAGCGTGCGCTGGGGCACCTCCTCGGCCCTCAAGGACGTCCTCTTCCAGACCAAGTACCAGATTCGCTACCGGCTCGAGGACAGCACGGACTGGAAGGTACTTACTGCTAGCACTGCTAGCAGCCGGCTACCAAAACAGCTACGTGATGACTTCAAAGCAGCCGTAAGCAGTGGCTGTGTGCTAATTTAACCAcatgtagttgttccagtgaccttgatatgcacttttgtgtgtcgctttggataaaagcttctgctaaataaatgtaatgtaatgtaatattagttTAAATAGAAAACAAGTTTCCATCCATTGCTTCTGTAGCTGTCAGCAGCTGATTCAGTAACAATACTGGAGAAATGCAGGCAGCTACAGAAATGTATGAGGTTCCTTTGGTTTCCATTGATTTTGGCAATTAATAAGAGTCTTTTTAATGTGACATTTCAAAGCAAGGTATGGCACTGGACATAGAAATGGGAAGTAAAATCAGTTGAAAGCTACAAGATTAGACCTTAGCAAGATTAGAATttagcaaatatatattttctaataCTTTATGTCTTTACATGCTGTTAAAGGTTGAAAGCACTTCTGCAGATCCCCGACTTTCAATTTTCTTATTGTACATTGTATATTATCTTGATATTGTATACTATCTTGACACACTCACAACTTATTTAGGCAAGTGCACCTCTGACTGCGAACAGACGTAGCTGACCCAGTGTTATTTTTAGATCTCTGTGGCAATTTCCCTCTTAAACGCCGTACGCTTcaacaaaagcacaaaattgCCGAAACGTAGCGAAGTATTAAAATGCAGCAGATTGATAATTGCCAGTAGCATATCCTGGCAGTCTGCCACCTGTGGCAATAAATTCTCGTGTGCTGTGTTTAAGCACAGCCACAACGGGGGTgtgctgctgtttatttttatttgtatattatgAGATGGACTCGCTGAGTGATGTTGATCGTGTTGCCAAAAAgctgcgtgtatgtgtacatgtgtgtgtctggtatTCATATTTCAGTCAGAAGGTagtttttttcatatgtatttGCATGAGATGTACAAGTGTGACTCTGacgcagttttatttatttatttattttttgtgtctttctttTTATGGTCAAGTATTTATTTGggagttgcccttgaccaaggcactggcgtGAAAACTGGGAGTCGGTCcctgggcgctgcactgtggctgcccactgctcttaaacaactaggatgggtcaaatgcagaggacaaattaccccacggggttcaataaaagtatatatcttatcttatcttaaatGAGTAGCCTTAATAAGAGGCTTCTGAACGAGCGGCCTTAGTATCGGCGTGTGTGACGTACCGCAACCAATCGCAGGAGGCACACACCGAGGTATACAccggcttgtttttttttgtttttttaatccctGTCAGGTGGTGGACGACGTGGGCAACCAGACGTCCTGCCGGCTGGCGGGCCTGAGGTCGGGCACCGTGTACTTCGTCCAGGTGCGCTGCAACCCGGTGGGCATCTACGGCTCCAGGAAGGCCGGGATCTGGAGCGACTGGAGCAACCCCACGGCGGCCTCCACTCCCCACAGCGGTAAGTgccggggcaggggggcggggggcggggggcgggggggggggggtgtacattTTGGGAAGGGGAACCGGTGACTATGGTCTAGACTACATCGAACTGGAATACACACCTGCGCTTACcgtacattttgatttgatccaagggtctgctggtttgttATTCTGCCgggccgggggtggggtggggggtggggaggtctAGATTTTGGGAAGGGGAACCGGTGACTCTGGTCTAGACTACATCAAACTGGAATACATACttgcacttactgtacatttCGATTTGATCCGAGGGGCTGCTGGTTTGTTAATCTGTTGGCCATTTACAGCGTTTCCTTCCAAacatgggtcaaatacatatttggaaTACTTTAaccatatttataaaatatttgtttagtattattattattatcattattgaaaacaaaaatttctCTGTCAggtgattgattttatttgattattaagatgttttgttgaaaattctcagggTTCGGCTGGAGTCAGTTTGCACTTATCaagagttaaagtatttcatGATGTGTACTTGATCCAGGTCTGCTTCCTTCAGGAGCATTGGCCAAAAGCTCTAGGAAAACTGGCTAGTGTGCGGGAATATTGTGGATGACATGGACAGAATTTTAAGAGAACcataaatacaatatttgtaTAACATGAAGATGAAAGCTTGCATGAACCAAACAAGCCTCCATTCTGTTTTACATCGAGCCagtttctctgtgttcctgcaAGCGAAAGCATTATTTGGATCTTGTAATCTactcttaattatttttaatgcaactAACATACAATTTCTACTTGGTTGAAAGCAAAAATGGCAATATGTTTTTGACTTAGCCACAGCATCCTGTAAACATAAAACTTAATCCGCATTTGACCCcgaaaaaataagcaaacaaaacatcaaaaaaaaaaaaaaaaaaagagaaaaaatgtgaTTGCGATCTTTCATTAATGAATTACAAAGGTCTTCGACATAATGGCGAAAAGGCTACGGGGGACATCTGATtggttcctccccccccccccccccccctcaaatcTTCAAAGATTAATAAAGAGAAACGCTGCTGACTGACTACATTCACGTTGTGGCTGTCACCAGAGGACATGCGAAACAGAGTGGAAACAGACCCAGGAGTCCCACACCCCATACTGGGTTACATGTTGTTTACTCGttgatgggggggaggggggggggtggggggtggggggcaggggggggaggctgCTTGACAAACTGCTGTTCTGCGGGCAGCCTTGCTTGCGTCAGGCCCTGCAGTACACCGACTCCCCCTTTGGTGAAGGAGATAGAATAGATAGCCGTGTTCTGATGGGAAAGATACTCTATATtgcctgcatatttttttcctcactgGGTTCCCGCTGAAGTTATTCAGGTTGCTGTGGTTTTGCTGGGGGGCcccgagagagaggagagaggtgagagagagagagagagagagagagagagagagagagaggagagagagagagagagagagagaaagagagagagccgcaTGCAAGCTTTTGGCCCCCGTGACCCTCTCTGGTCACGGTTCCCTGCTCTGTGGCCCCGTGCCTGTGTGCCAGTGCGGCCTGGTCTGTTCCGTTTAAATGGGTTCTGTATAGCGCCATTTTCCACTGAGAGCTGTCCCAAAGACGCTCTACGGAGGAACAGAAGACCAGGCGCTTTACAGAAGAATTGGGCAGAGACCAGGCCTGAACCCACAAAAAGCTAGTGAGCGAGGTAAAAGctccccagtggggagaaaaacactcaaacggCGGCGataaaaactccccaatgggaagaaatcttgagaggaaTCCAGCTACAGAgagggagcccatcctccactggttGGCCTGGTGCAAATTTGGTATAAAATCATCTATAAGAGTAGATAATGAAATTGGTTGAGCAGGTTAAACGCTGAGGTATTAAACTCGATGGTGGTAGGAAGTCTAACCCTGGGAacgctgtccccccccccccccacccccaccagagAGGCTGCTGAGCGGGACCTGTGACCCCAAGTCCAGCGAGCAGAACTCGACGCTGAGGCGGGAGCTGAAGCAGTTTTTCGGCTGGGTGCGGAAGCACGCCTACGGCTGCAGCGGGATGAGCATAAAGCTGTACGACCAGTGGAGGGTCTGGCTTCAGAAGTCCCACAAAACGCGCAACCAGGTAGGTAAGGAGAATTTTGTCTCTattccacccctcctccctcatccaccccacccccccaacctctAACCCAGCTCCAAATTTAGACCCACAGGCCCATTTtacctcgttttttttttccttttttttctttgggcgCACGCACTCCGCTTTTTGTGGGTTGTGAACTCGACGTGCACCCGGAGTCTCTGACCCCGCCATTTGCAAAGGGCCTCCTCGCGCAGACTGAAGTTAACGCGGCCATGATGTGGAAAAGGACATGCCTGTTTTCGGGAGGCATGCTAAACTAGCCGCgctgtttttatttgccttGGCATGAAACGAAAAAGTCGCGTTCAGGTATTCAAGTGGTTTTGACTTTATTACCCCGGAACACAGTTAAAGTTCATTTCGGCCGTTTTTCAAAGTCGCGCgctggcgtttttttttttattgcatttttcaatGGCACCGAGATTTGCGATCTTCCGTCAATTACCACAACAAAGGGAAATaagcatataaatgtaattaacgACCGGTTTAATGTATTCCTTTTGTGTTCTGCTTCGCCGTGACGCGGGCTGCTCGTTTCATGTTATAACGCAGCCCAAATGGCAGACAGAAGGGCTGGATCTTGTGCGCAGAGCTCGCTGGGAACCCACATCCTCTGCTCGCCCTCTGAACCATATCACTGACGGTTGCGCTACCGGGAGAGAGCGCTGCTAAAAGTCGAAATTCGCTTTACCCGCGCTGTTAGGTGGGAAGCCTTTTCTGACGGATTACACGGTGCTAAACCGTAACCATTTTGTCGCGAttatccttttctttttaaaataaatatgtgtttcTCTCTATGAAGGAAAACTTACAgttcattaaacatttattcctttttctttcagatTCTACAAGGCGATAAATCATAGCGTATAATCAGCtcctgtaaaaaatatatatatattataaacaaaaactgagaacaaaggaaaaaacattttcagcggAGAAACTGGGACAGAGTGCAGCCAGGAAAAAACAGGCTCGAAATCCCGCGGACCTGCTGGATCGCGAACAACAAAGACTCGTCTCCTGCAGGAAATTATGTGGAACATTCAAAAACGATACAGGGGGGGAACGCTGGACCCAGACTGAGCCCCATCTCTGCACAGAAACGCACATCACACCATCAGAACTACAAACAGGACCCAACAGGACCAAAACGGCCACAACTGGATCTATTTGGGTcgcatttctttttctttaaaaaaaaaaagtaagaatgATGCTCCAAATCCAGAGCACtgaggaaaaggggggaaaaacgTTTATTCTGAATGTAGCATGACTAGGTTTATTTATGGTTCTGTCTCCATGGTAACGAGAGCAGGCAGCTGCGCAGCAGAACCTGGCTGCGCAGCCGGTGGACTGGTGTGGATTTGACAGGAATGTTACTGGCATGAGGAGGCGTGGGCCCAGAACCTCCTCAGCGCTACAAGATGGCGGAGACCACTTCCCCTTTTAACACCTTCACGCAAAAGAGTGTGTAGCTGAGGTGAGAGGGAAAAGGTGTCAGCAATTTCGAATGGGTTATCGAACCGAAAAAATGAAATCTCTGTGCCAGGTTCATCTGAATTAATTTCTTATTATGCAAACTGAACGATGCATATACCGAAGTGCTGTAGCCACTGGGTCATACTGGGCTGTGGTGAAAGGTAGGTCACCTGACAGGGGGGTGGCACCTTATTACATCTTATTGTGGCAAGGGTGTTGCTGGGTACTGTAGTTCCAAGTGGGattcagagccccgccccctgtctcCCAAGTTCAGAATACAGAACCCTGAAGTGAAGAAGCATGACACAGGCCCATCGTGGAGCTGCTGACTTTGTGACGTTTGAACCGTTTCCCGTGTTGTTGTGGGCCAGGGTGTTGGCTCGTTCCCCACCCCAATGCTGAGCTgtatttgactgtgtgtgtgtgtgaatgactgTACATATgaagacatttctttttttgtattgcctttatttttgtactgaATTGTATCAGCATATTTAATAATCTAAAGTCGTGATTCTCTTCCTTAAGTTATGTGTAGGTCAGCATCGACATCAGCGATAATAACGTCAATTGAGCAACAGTTGCTTGTAGAACAATAAAAAGCAAGGAGTTAACACTGCCTGCTCTGCGCTTTTTGAGAGGGCTGAAGTCGGGTTACTGACGCAGTTGACCGACGAGCCCCCGTCAGCACCTGAAGCCGCGCTCGCCGTGGCAGTGTGTCAGGAAGAAGAGGGCTCTGTGCCAGAGGCTCAGACAATCTCAGCGAAGTGACCTTTAAGATGCGGCACAAAACTGCTGCAGCCGGGGCGGGTGGCATTAAAGAGATTCAAGCCAGATGAGAATCAATAACTTAGACAAATAAAAAcgggggagaaaaaagagagagagggaagtcGCAAGCGAAGGAGTCCATCGATCTCTGTCGGAACGaacggctgccccccccccccccccaaaagagcaCCCGTCAGTCAGTCCTCGGAGTCGTACTTGAAGTCCTGCAGGATCTCGCTCAGGGCCTCTTTGTTCTTTATTATGCtgggtaacaaaaaaaaaaaagggagaggaacagaaaacGAGTGTCAGCGAAGGTATCGATCGCGGCGCGTCATCCCTCGTTCACACGGGCAACGACGGCGACGCGCGCTTTTAAACAAGAGCCGACAACAAACGGCAGCGGCAACCAGCCGTGGGCCTATTagacaaaaaaataaccacGTTCAAGCATGCAATTAATGAAATTCCCATGACTGAGTTCTGTGCGTTTCAGAACTTTTTACGAAGGCCTGCAGGACTTCGCCCGTATAGATATGTGGTGGACAACACTATTGATTAAACCCTGTGACGTAGTGGGCTAGCCAATCCAAGGATGAATGCATGAAGATGGCACTCATCAGCTACGGTTGTATTTTTAGCCTTCCTACAGTATCCGCACTGACCAAAAAGTCAGGGAGCACTGCAGGCATATGGCGTAAAACTGAACACACTGTCATGGGTGTTGACTTGGGATTCTCTGCAAACATTTCAGATCAAGAAAATTATAGAGGGCTGTTATCTGACGTACGGATCTATGAAtggagtaaaataaaataaaaaaaatcggGTCATGTTCTGCTGACTCcatcaaaagaagaaaaggagggTGACATCTGCTCTTACTCCTGTCTGATTTCTAGAATCTTCTCCTGGCAGCCCTCGTCTTCTGGGTGATCCTGAGCGTTCTGCTTCGCCAGCTGCAGTTTCGCCGTCTGCAGAAACCAAATTCATTCATTGATCAAACGCCGTGTAATCAGGTCCTGCTTCAAATTTCGGACCGGTCGTTGAGCCAAACACAAGATGGCTGCAGGTTCCAGACAGACACGTCAACTCCTCCCCAAGATCATCTCATAACTCTTCTCACTAAAAGAACCCGTTAGAACTTTACCCCGTGACTTCAGACCGAGTTTGCGTCACCATTACTGTGCAtcaaaatacactacatggccaaaagtatgtggacgccAGACATCCAACCCAATCTATGGGCAaaaatatggagttggtccactctttgctgctataacaacctccaccctttggggaaggctttatactagatttctgcagggattcgcttccattcagccagaagagcattagtgaggttgggcactaaTTGGGCGATTATGACTGGCTCGcaattggctttccaattgatcccagaggtgttgggtggggttcaggtctgggctctgtgcaggccagtgaaGTTCTaccacaccgttctcgacaaaagcATTTCTATATAGACCTTGCTGTGTGCGTGATTGTATgatgtagcattaagattagccttcactggaactaaggtggttggcccaaaccatgaaaaacagccccagaccaaagggTGTTCAgttacttttggtcatatagtgtatgctGTTTTACTGTCCTAATATTGACAAAGAACTGAACTTTCATTATAAAGTGGCAATAATTACAGTGATCTGACATGCCAAGCATCCATTTacttattttcctctgttcagTTATCCAAAATACATTAATAGTGTAGACAAAGTACAATCCTGACCCCTTGTGGTGGAAGGACAGACTGACAGGGTGTACAGGACCAAAATCAAGCAAGCTGATGAGCATTCAATTTGTGGCCAGGTTACgctacaaaataaaatcattcaaaaaGGATCCATGTCTGTGTAGGTCTTACAGGCAAACCTTGCTGATCACAACAGCCGGCTTAGACTGAGGAGGGGCATGAGGCCAATTTTAACTTCTCACTTCTGCTGAGGGTGCACTTAGGTAAATTTGTCTACTGAATACAGCATTGCGGCAGAAGAAGAGCTGTTCCCGTCCCTTATTACCACAAGGCCAGAATTAAAACTCAAGTTCAAAAAGACACACAACGCACCAACTATAGGATTTCCATGTTCTGGAAGGCAAGAGTGTTTGACTCATTGGTTCACTGGACGACAATTTGACCTGTGACTCATTTCTGTTTAATGCAGCATTTGGTTCACTtccaatgaaatgaaataaataaaaatcaaagaaaCCACAAAGCTTACACAATCAAGATACAGAGCTGCCTTTAGAAGTCCTCCTTTTACTGCAACGGACACAACACCCTTACTAAAGCTGCCCATTCAGAGCTATATTTTCAGGATGAGGAAAACAGAGGTAAGTCAGGGTCAGCCTACCAGCTCCAGCTTCTGTTTCTCTTTGCTCTGCAGCTTCTCGATGTGCTCGGATAGATCCGGACGGTCAAACTCCTGGTGCAGTCGTTCCTTGATCTCCAGCACCTCTTTTGAAATCCCACTGAACGCCTGTGTTATCTCGTGGACCAGCTGTCTGTAATGTTCAAAGTCGTAGTGGGGCGCCGTTCTCAGGTACGCCTCATGTCCCCTACAACAGAAAAGACCGcagtttgaaatttaaaataacgGTTCACGGTAtcctacattttaaaacactgcaaCTGATCATACTTGGACTTACTCCTCAAAGAGTTTGTACGCTTCTATCCGTTCCGTCTGAAGCGCATAGAACCTTTGGACCAACGTTTTGAATTCTGAAACGTTCGGtgactgcaaataaaatgtagagACACAAAACATTCAATCgaagtttatttagtttatatcGTTACAATAATACACGCTGGAATGTTCAATTACACAATGTGTCACGCCATTTTGCATTTGGTAAGCTATTACTTCAGTAATGCACAACGTGGCGAGCTGATGTTTACACGATCACGAGTATTTAGAATTAGCCTTCTAGCTATACACTATTAGCCTTTTCTTTGGAATTAGTGTCTGACTTTAATATCGACAGTGGTAGTGGCTTCATTTGAATTAAGATTTGAAAACGTTTTACTCCAACCCCACAAAAGAAACGTGCATGGCTAGTTTGCTCCAAACCCACATACATGGCAACTTAGCAGCTGAAGAACTAGCGATCTGTATAAATTGCaatataacgttagcttgtaGCAGTTTTTACAGTTGCACATGACTGTCAAGCCAGATAGACGATATAGCTAGTTAATGTTAGACCTTTAACAGAGAAACTTACCATGACAGTGTGTTCCACAAAATCCAGTAAGCCAGCTATAActatatacaatttttttttcatccaaatGACTATTTTCAATTATTAGCTAACCTCAACTGGTAGAACTACCTGCGTTATAACTTCTTGCCTAAATGTTATCAGTGGCAGTGTAAAATAACCAAAACCCTGAAGCTATGGCTGGCATGagctagccaactagctaaCACGCTAAACTTCCTGTGGATATCCGACACAAAATCATTTCCGATGAGAAACTAAACCATATTTTACCTGAATTTAAACAATATAGATACTTGACAACTATCTATTTAGAActgtttgtgtatattttatgttgaaTAAATATCTTACTTCCTAAACGGCTGACATTAAAATGGTTTTCAGCTTCCCCAAATGCTAATTGTAGTTGTGACCGCCCGGACATAAGTGCTGTGGCACAGGcggttcattttgaaaaagacagaaaagatGCGATGAGTTTCATAATACTTTAAGGTTTCAGATCACTGAGACTGTGTCCGAAATTACATACTACGTACTACATATAATATcattatacatatgtatatttatgttacatTGTAATCTTAAAATTAAATGTCTGTTGTAGAATAATATGAGCACTCCAGAGTTTTCTCTTTGTAAATCTCACTAGACTAGACCAGACAAGACTAGACAGATATAATTAGTGCCATATGCTCACAGTGTGAGGCTGTGCTGGCTGGACACTACTGGACGTACTGTTCTTTAATTGTATATGCCCATCCAGAAGCTGTTAAGCTGTCTGTACACAAACAATGTAACAATAGGCCAGACTAAATGATAGCGTGTGCTGCTTGTGTATCTGTCTGCGGAGCACTTAACAGGGTCTGCCTTTGAAGCTTAAAGCCCTTCATCTGAGAAGTGGCCAAGGACATGGTCAGGACACCCCGCCGCCCAACCCTACTACCGCACT
Encoded proteins:
- the rex1bd gene encoding required for excision 1-B domain-containing protein, with translation MKKKLYIVIAGLLDFVEHTVMSPNVSEFKTLVQRFYALQTERIEAYKLFEEGHEAYLRTAPHYDFEHYRQLVHEITQAFSGISKEVLEIKERLHQEFDRPDLSEHIEKLQSKEKQKLELTAKLQLAKQNAQDHPEDEGCQEKILEIRQDIIKNKEALSEILQDFKYDSED